In the genome of Streptomyces collinus, one region contains:
- a CDS encoding endonuclease/exonuclease/phosphatase family protein: MPGVRTGEEARVLGRGTSARLLAVVMLAVCMVLVGPSAPNGGLFAGPRHAAAAGDVVSNRVMTWNICNPCEVSDVDRAADIAAYAPQVIGLQEACVRDVERIREYLENLHGLVYHVEYGSVMRKWGRCGGAPWSPGAFGQAILSAAPMTDPVNVEYPDGGSEDRGYMAVTTTVAGQPVRVFNTHLAQRRQEAVRADQTRVLAAEAARHERAILLGDFNAVPDAPELSPIWALATDADPQCRPSPTGTCLPTTDWQSKFDYVFLRGFAPLRHRVQPTPSSDHHLLHTDVAPT; encoded by the coding sequence ATGCCAGGTGTTCGCACCGGTGAGGAGGCGAGAGTGCTCGGTCGGGGTACGAGTGCGCGGTTGCTCGCGGTGGTCATGCTGGCTGTCTGCATGGTGCTCGTCGGCCCCAGCGCACCGAACGGTGGCCTCTTCGCCGGGCCGCGGCACGCCGCAGCCGCCGGGGACGTCGTATCGAACCGGGTCATGACGTGGAACATCTGTAACCCCTGCGAGGTCAGCGACGTCGACCGGGCCGCGGACATCGCCGCGTACGCGCCCCAGGTCATCGGCCTGCAAGAGGCGTGCGTGCGTGACGTGGAGAGGATCCGGGAGTATCTGGAGAACCTCCACGGGCTGGTCTACCACGTCGAGTACGGGTCCGTGATGCGCAAGTGGGGCCGCTGCGGGGGAGCGCCGTGGAGTCCGGGGGCCTTCGGCCAGGCGATCCTCTCGGCCGCACCGATGACGGACCCCGTCAATGTCGAGTATCCGGACGGCGGATCCGAGGACCGCGGGTACATGGCCGTCACCACCACCGTGGCCGGGCAGCCCGTCCGGGTCTTCAACACGCACCTCGCCCAACGGCGTCAGGAGGCGGTCCGGGCGGACCAGACACGCGTCCTCGCCGCGGAGGCCGCCCGGCACGAGCGGGCGATCCTCCTCGGTGACTTCAACGCCGTGCCGGACGCCCCGGAGCTCTCCCCGATATGGGCGCTGGCCACGGACGCGGACCCGCAGTGCCGTCCATCGCCCACCGGGACCTGCCTGCCGACCACCGACTGGCAGAGCAAGTTCGACTACGTGTTCCTGCGCGGCTTCGCCCCGCTCAGGCACCGCGTGCAACCGACGCCGTCCTCGGACCACCACCTGCTGCACACCGACGTCGCCCCGACCTGA
- a CDS encoding SpoIIE family protein phosphatase: protein MTGPEPTESVHGLSVPTASVVLAGTLEAIGTGAYVVDEQGCIIATNTRAEQLLGRSADDLLGHDAHDLLHRGPDGQPLPRTQCAMRQAFHAGRTAQADEDWFACGDGTLLPISWLITPYDVGGRQAGTLVVFHTPHHPQATDPRPEPAAQPLSELHRLALLAETTAQLTSTLDVDEALRRLVTLVLPRLADWAVIDLITERDEVWRTVVVHSDGDTLTHHEDLQGPMPPIPEESPMPLSRALRGVASNLAGPQTYQGPPDSGIAVEQRRLFDATGMRSAAIAPIRSTRAVLGALTLGRDENQAPFTPVDLPLIEDIARRAGLALDNARLYQRQRKVAETMQNHLLPQMPGVSGLQMTVRYLPAPDASQVGGDWYDAFPLSDASTALAIGDVVGHDLEAAAGMAQVRNMLRAYAWSQHEPPSRIVERLDEAIQHITDVTMATTIFARVEPAEDGHWQLSWTNAGHPPPLLISHDGLAHYLTEGHGILLGTQTGTRRPDATVQLPPGSTLVLYTDGLVEAPRRSLDEGLERLRQHAAALAHRPLSSFTDQLLRRVRPSGNDDDVALLAVRVPGR, encoded by the coding sequence ATGACGGGGCCGGAGCCTACGGAGTCCGTTCACGGGCTGTCCGTGCCGACAGCGTCCGTCGTGCTGGCCGGGACCCTGGAAGCCATCGGCACGGGCGCCTACGTCGTGGACGAGCAGGGCTGCATCATCGCCACGAACACCCGCGCCGAGCAGCTCCTGGGCCGGTCCGCCGACGACCTGCTCGGGCATGACGCGCACGATCTGCTGCACCGCGGCCCGGACGGGCAGCCCCTGCCGCGGACCCAGTGCGCCATGCGGCAGGCCTTCCACGCCGGGCGCACGGCCCAGGCCGACGAGGACTGGTTCGCCTGCGGCGACGGCACCCTGCTGCCCATCTCCTGGCTGATCACGCCGTACGACGTCGGGGGCCGGCAGGCCGGCACGCTCGTCGTCTTCCACACACCCCACCACCCGCAGGCCACGGACCCGCGGCCGGAACCGGCGGCCCAGCCCCTGTCGGAGCTGCACCGGCTGGCGCTGCTGGCCGAGACGACCGCGCAGCTGACGTCCACGCTCGACGTCGACGAGGCGCTGCGCCGGCTGGTGACCCTGGTCCTGCCCCGCCTCGCGGACTGGGCGGTCATCGACCTGATCACCGAGCGCGACGAGGTGTGGCGCACCGTCGTCGTCCACTCCGACGGTGACACGCTCACGCACCACGAGGATCTGCAGGGGCCGATGCCGCCGATCCCGGAGGAGTCCCCGATGCCCCTGTCCAGGGCCCTGCGCGGGGTCGCCTCCAACCTGGCCGGCCCGCAGACCTACCAAGGGCCGCCGGACTCCGGCATCGCGGTCGAGCAGCGCCGCCTCTTCGACGCCACGGGGATGCGCTCCGCGGCCATCGCGCCCATCCGCAGCACCCGTGCCGTCCTGGGAGCGCTTACCCTGGGCCGCGACGAGAACCAGGCGCCCTTCACGCCCGTGGACCTCCCCCTCATCGAGGACATCGCACGCCGGGCCGGCCTCGCCCTGGACAATGCCCGCCTCTACCAGCGCCAGCGCAAGGTCGCCGAGACCATGCAGAACCATCTGCTGCCGCAGATGCCGGGCGTCTCGGGCCTGCAGATGACCGTCCGCTACCTGCCCGCACCGGACGCCTCACAGGTCGGCGGGGACTGGTACGACGCCTTCCCCTTGTCGGACGCGTCCACCGCCCTCGCCATCGGGGACGTCGTCGGCCACGACCTGGAGGCGGCGGCCGGCATGGCGCAGGTCCGCAACATGCTCCGCGCCTACGCCTGGTCCCAGCACGAACCGCCCAGCCGCATCGTCGAACGGCTCGACGAGGCGATCCAGCACATCACCGACGTCACCATGGCCACGACGATCTTCGCCCGGGTCGAACCGGCCGAGGACGGCCACTGGCAGCTGTCCTGGACCAACGCCGGCCACCCGCCGCCGCTGCTGATCAGCCACGACGGCCTGGCCCACTACCTCACCGAGGGCCACGGCATACTCCTGGGCACCCAGACCGGCACCCGCCGCCCGGACGCAACCGTGCAGTTGCCGCCCGGCTCCACCCTGGTGCTGTACACGGACGGCCTCGTCGAAGCGCCCCGCCGCTCCCTCGACGAAGGACTCGAACGTCTGCGTCAGCACGCCGCCGCCCTCGCCCACCGCCCCCTCTCCTCGTTCACCGACCAGCTCCTGCGCCGCGTCCGCCCCTCCGGCAACGACGACGACGTCGCCCTCCTGGCCGTACGCGTGCCCGGGCGCTGA
- a CDS encoding SRPBCC family protein produces MARNRRLILSSPSEVWDLLSDGHRYGEWVSGTQQVTAADPHWPEVGARLQVRVGLGPLVLDDTCVVRICEPQRRLELEARADPFGAARIAMNLIPWGENTLFVLDWHPLRGHGIRMHGLPVDHVVSIRNGMMLTKLARIAVREHREGVGSAAPGTPGG; encoded by the coding sequence GTGGCCCGGAACCGCCGGTTGATCCTCAGCTCGCCGTCCGAGGTCTGGGACCTGCTGTCCGACGGCCATCGCTACGGGGAATGGGTCTCCGGCACGCAACAGGTCACCGCCGCCGACCCGCACTGGCCCGAGGTGGGCGCGCGACTGCAAGTCCGCGTCGGGCTCGGCCCGTTGGTCCTCGACGACACCTGCGTCGTCCGCATCTGCGAGCCGCAGCGGCGTCTGGAACTGGAAGCCAGGGCGGACCCCTTCGGCGCGGCCCGCATCGCCATGAACCTGATCCCCTGGGGCGAGAACACCCTCTTCGTCCTCGACTGGCATCCGCTGCGGGGCCACGGCATCCGGATGCACGGCCTCCCGGTGGACCACGTCGTCTCGATCCGCAACGGCATGATGCTGACGAAGCTGGCCCGGATCGCGGTGCGCGAGCACCGCGAGGGCGTGGGCAGCGCAGCGCCGGGCACCCCGGGCGGATGA
- a CDS encoding GNAT family N-acetyltransferase — translation MDPVTLETGRLVLRPFGPGDADAVYDACQDKDIQFYTPVPVPFGRQDAEKRVREEWPQGWAGDDNYILGAFRKDTSALVGSYCLTRVSRGVYELGYWAVKEQRGRGYTVEAARALCDWGWATLDVHRIEWWAMTGNTGSRAVAERLGFTVEGTLRNRGIANDGKPHDWWVGALVRP, via the coding sequence GTGGATCCAGTGACTCTTGAGACCGGGCGTCTGGTGCTGAGGCCCTTCGGGCCGGGCGACGCGGACGCGGTGTACGACGCCTGCCAGGACAAGGACATCCAGTTCTACACACCGGTGCCCGTGCCCTTCGGACGGCAGGACGCCGAGAAGCGGGTCCGCGAGGAGTGGCCCCAGGGCTGGGCCGGCGACGACAACTACATCCTCGGAGCGTTCCGCAAGGACACCTCGGCCCTCGTCGGCTCCTACTGCCTCACCAGAGTGAGCCGGGGCGTCTACGAACTCGGCTACTGGGCCGTCAAGGAGCAGCGGGGCCGGGGCTATACGGTCGAGGCCGCGCGGGCGCTCTGCGACTGGGGGTGGGCCACGCTCGACGTCCACCGCATCGAGTGGTGGGCCATGACCGGGAACACCGGCTCGCGTGCCGTGGCGGAGCGGCTCGGGTTCACCGTCGAAGGGACGCTGCGCAACCGCGGCATCGCCAACGACGGCAAACCCCACGACTGGTGGGTCGGCGCACTGGTGAGGCCCTGA
- a CDS encoding kinase, translated as MARVMVGTEHTRLVLLRGNSAAGKSSVAAGVRERFGRGLALVGQDNLRRVVLRERDRPGAANIGLIDLTARYALDAGYHVVVEGLLYADRYGEMLARLRADHRGPTHAYYLHVPFEQTLLRHATKPIANELGEAELRDWYRELDLLPGGTETVIGPDSTLRETVDRIMLDTGLAGLPALDL; from the coding sequence ATGGCCCGCGTGATGGTGGGGACCGAACACACCCGGCTGGTGCTGCTGCGGGGCAACAGCGCGGCGGGGAAGTCGTCCGTCGCGGCCGGGGTGCGGGAGCGCTTCGGCCGTGGGCTGGCACTGGTCGGACAGGACAATCTGCGCCGCGTCGTGCTGCGGGAGAGGGACCGGCCCGGCGCGGCGAACATCGGCCTGATCGACCTGACGGCCCGTTACGCCCTCGATGCCGGGTACCACGTCGTCGTCGAGGGGCTCCTGTACGCCGACCGCTACGGCGAGATGCTCGCCCGGCTGCGGGCCGACCACCGGGGGCCGACCCACGCGTACTACCTGCACGTGCCGTTCGAGCAGACCCTCCTGCGCCACGCCACCAAGCCGATCGCGAACGAGCTCGGCGAGGCCGAACTGCGTGACTGGTACCGGGAGCTGGACCTGCTGCCCGGCGGCACCGAGACCGTCATCGGCCCCGACAGCACGCTGCGGGAGACCGTCGACCGCATCATGCTCGACACCGGTCTGGCCGGACTGCCCGCGCTCGACCTCTGA